From the Tribolium castaneum strain GA2 chromosome 2, icTriCast1.1, whole genome shotgun sequence genome, one window contains:
- the REPTOR-BP gene encoding REPTOR-binding partner, which produces MDFQEMSVIEEQTTTEGPHRKESGKRGRKPGRKSSDKVDMKAKLERSRQSARECRARKKLRYQYLEELVADREKAVFALRKELEKFQVWAKEIDEGRIPEDIHTILEDGGALKKEK; this is translated from the exons ATGGATTTCCAGGAAATGTCTGTGATCGAGGAGCAAACCACGACG GAGGGCCCTCACAGGAAGGAGTCAGGAAAGCGGGGACGTAAACCGGGCCGAAAATCGAGCGATAAAGTTGACATGAAAGCTAAATTAG AACGTAGTCGACAAAGTGCTAGAGAATGTAGAGCCAGGAAAAAGCTGCGGTACCAATATTTGGAGGAGCTTGTTGCCGATAGAGAGAAGGCCGTTTTTGCGCTTAGAAAAGAGCTTGAGAAG TTTCAAGTATGGGCGAAGGAAATCGACGAGGGTAGAATACCGGAAGATATTCATACGATTTTGGAGGATGGGGGGGCCCTGAAGAAGGAGAAATAA
- the LOC662784 gene encoding DNA oxidative demethylase ALKBH2 isoform X2, protein MMASKRRKIDETCQLEMKKITAENLSLDYFLLLSRNVASELMQQLEDSVEYLDGDLSKVRVFGKWHQIPRQQAAYGDQGTVYKFSGTSIPCKPWTETLIQVRNLIKRVTGFDYNFVLINRYRDGNDHIGEHKDNESELDKNTPIASLSLGQQRLFVFKHQDCRKKGGAKRSVPPVKIQLQHGSLLLMNPPTNNYWYHALPPAKRAPGARINLTFRKINCYNQ, encoded by the exons ATGATGGCCAGTAAAAGGCGAAAAATCGACGAAACTTGTCAgcttgaaatgaaaaaaatcacagctGAAAATTTGagtttggattattttttgctACTGTCACGGAATGTAGCTAGTGAGTTAATGCAACAATTGGAGGATTCGGTGGAATATCTGGACGGTGACTTATCGAAAGTGCGAGTTTTCGGGAAATGGCACCAAATTCCGCGCCAACAAGCCGCCTACGGGGACCAAGGAACGGTTTACAAGTTTTCGGGGACTTCAATCCCGTGCAAACCTTGGACTGAGACTCTAATTCAAGTCCGAAACCTTATAAAACGGGTCACTGGGTTCGACTATAATTTTGTTCTAATTAATCG ATATAGGGACGGCAATGATCACATTGGGGAGCACAAAGATAACGAATCAGAGTTAGATAAGAACACACCAATTGCCTCTTTATCTCTGGGCCAACAAAgactgtttgtttttaaacaccaAGACTGTAGGAAAAAAGGGGGCGCGAAGCGCTCCGTACCCCCAG tcaaaattcAACTCCAACACGGAAGTCTTCTTCTAATGAACCCCCCAACTAACAATTACTGGTACCATGCCCTACCACCGGCTAAAAGGGCACCAGGGGCGCGAATTAACCTGACTTTTAGGAAAATCAATTGTTACAatcaataa
- the LOC662784 gene encoding DNA oxidative demethylase ALKBH2 isoform X1: MSVQPKMMASKRRKIDETCQLEMKKITAENLSLDYFLLLSRNVASELMQQLEDSVEYLDGDLSKVRVFGKWHQIPRQQAAYGDQGTVYKFSGTSIPCKPWTETLIQVRNLIKRVTGFDYNFVLINRYRDGNDHIGEHKDNESELDKNTPIASLSLGQQRLFVFKHQDCRKKGGAKRSVPPVKIQLQHGSLLLMNPPTNNYWYHALPPAKRAPGARINLTFRKINCYNQ, encoded by the exons AAATGATGGCCAGTAAAAGGCGAAAAATCGACGAAACTTGTCAgcttgaaatgaaaaaaatcacagctGAAAATTTGagtttggattattttttgctACTGTCACGGAATGTAGCTAGTGAGTTAATGCAACAATTGGAGGATTCGGTGGAATATCTGGACGGTGACTTATCGAAAGTGCGAGTTTTCGGGAAATGGCACCAAATTCCGCGCCAACAAGCCGCCTACGGGGACCAAGGAACGGTTTACAAGTTTTCGGGGACTTCAATCCCGTGCAAACCTTGGACTGAGACTCTAATTCAAGTCCGAAACCTTATAAAACGGGTCACTGGGTTCGACTATAATTTTGTTCTAATTAATCG ATATAGGGACGGCAATGATCACATTGGGGAGCACAAAGATAACGAATCAGAGTTAGATAAGAACACACCAATTGCCTCTTTATCTCTGGGCCAACAAAgactgtttgtttttaaacaccaAGACTGTAGGAAAAAAGGGGGCGCGAAGCGCTCCGTACCCCCAG tcaaaattcAACTCCAACACGGAAGTCTTCTTCTAATGAACCCCCCAACTAACAATTACTGGTACCATGCCCTACCACCGGCTAAAAGGGCACCAGGGGCGCGAATTAACCTGACTTTTAGGAAAATCAATTGTTACAatcaataa